The following proteins are encoded in a genomic region of Streptococcus equi subsp. equi:
- the nifU gene encoding NifU-like protein yields MALSKLSSLYMAVVADHSRHPHHHGQLEGVEAVQLHNPTCGDVISLTIKFADDRIEDIAFAGDGCTISTASSSMMTDAVLGKTKEEALALADIFSNMVQGNDDSNQALLGEAELLAGVANFPQRIKCATLAWHALKQAIEKSDEF; encoded by the coding sequence ATGGCACTTTCTAAGTTAAGCAGCTTATATATGGCTGTTGTGGCTGATCATTCAAGACACCCGCATCATCATGGCCAGCTTGAGGGTGTAGAGGCAGTCCAGCTTCATAATCCTACCTGTGGAGATGTGATTTCCCTTACTATCAAATTTGCTGATGACAGGATTGAGGATATTGCCTTTGCCGGGGATGGCTGCACGATTTCGACTGCTTCGTCTAGTATGATGACAGATGCTGTCCTTGGAAAGACAAAGGAAGAAGCGTTGGCCCTAGCTGACATTTTTTCAAATATGGTTCAGGGAAATGACGATAGCAATCAGGCTCTCTTGGGTGAAGCTGAGCTATTAGCTGGGGTTGCCAACTTTCCACAGCGTATCAAGTGCGCAACTCTGGCTTGGCATGCTCTCAAGCAGGCTATTGAAAAAAGCGATGAGTTTTAA
- a CDS encoding Iron-sulfur cluster assembly protein SufB — MSDINETVAPQPIDLGDYQFGFHDDVEPIYSTGKGLNEAVVRELSAAKDEPEWMLEFRLKSLEAFHKMPMQTWGADLSDIDFDEIIYYQKPSDKPARSWDDVPDKIKETFERIGIPEAERAYLAGASAQYESEVVYHNMKAEFEKLGIIFTDTDSALKEYPELFKQYFAKLVPPTDNKLAALNSAVWSGGTFIYVPKGVKVDIPLQTYFRINNEHTGQFERTLIIVDEGASVHYVEGCTAPTYSSNSLHAAIVEIFALDGAYMRYTTIQNWSDNVYNLVTKRARALKDATVEWIDGNLGAKTTMKYPSVYLDGPGARGTMLSIAFANTGQHQDTGAKMVHNAPHTSSSIVSKSIAKSGGKVDYRGQVTFNKLSKKSVSHIECDTILMDDISKSDTIPFNEIHNSQVALEHEAKVSKISEEQLYYLMSRGLSESEATEMIVMGFVEPFTKELPMEYAVELNRLIAYEMEGSVG, encoded by the coding sequence ATGTCTGATATAAATGAAACAGTAGCCCCCCAGCCAATTGATTTAGGTGATTATCAATTTGGCTTTCATGACGATGTTGAGCCTATCTACTCAACAGGTAAGGGCCTAAATGAAGCAGTTGTGAGAGAATTATCAGCTGCTAAAGATGAACCAGAGTGGATGCTGGAATTTCGCCTAAAATCACTTGAAGCCTTTCATAAAATGCCCATGCAAACCTGGGGCGCAGACCTTTCAGATATTGATTTTGATGAGATTATCTATTATCAAAAGCCATCTGATAAGCCGGCTCGTTCATGGGATGATGTTCCAGATAAAATCAAGGAAACCTTTGAGCGCATCGGCATTCCAGAGGCAGAGCGAGCTTATCTGGCGGGCGCCTCAGCACAATATGAGTCTGAGGTGGTTTACCACAACATGAAGGCTGAGTTTGAAAAGCTGGGCATTATCTTTACGGATACGGATTCTGCCTTAAAGGAATATCCTGAGCTATTTAAGCAGTATTTTGCTAAGCTGGTACCCCCAACTGACAACAAATTAGCCGCCTTGAATTCTGCTGTTTGGTCAGGAGGGACCTTTATTTATGTGCCAAAGGGGGTCAAGGTAGACATTCCTTTGCAAACCTATTTCCGCATCAATAATGAACACACTGGTCAGTTTGAGCGTACCCTAATTATTGTTGATGAGGGCGCTAGTGTGCATTATGTGGAGGGCTGTACAGCACCTACCTATTCAAGCAACAGCTTGCACGCTGCTATTGTTGAAATCTTTGCTTTAGATGGTGCTTACATGCGCTATACAACAATTCAAAATTGGTCTGACAATGTCTATAATTTGGTGACCAAGCGAGCGCGTGCTCTCAAGGACGCAACGGTTGAGTGGATTGATGGTAATCTGGGTGCTAAAACAACCATGAAATACCCTTCAGTTTACCTTGATGGTCCAGGTGCGCGTGGCACCATGCTCTCCATTGCCTTTGCTAATACTGGTCAGCATCAGGATACAGGAGCTAAGATGGTGCATAATGCGCCTCACACCTCATCGTCTATTGTGTCAAAATCTATTGCAAAAAGTGGTGGTAAGGTTGACTATCGAGGTCAGGTTACCTTTAACAAGCTGTCAAAAAAATCAGTCTCTCATATCGAATGTGATACAATCCTGATGGACGACATCTCAAAATCAGATACTATCCCCTTCAATGAAATTCACAACTCTCAGGTAGCTCTTGAGCATGAAGCAAAAGTTTCAAAGATTTCAGAGGAGCAGCTCTATTACCTGATGAGTCGGGGACTGTCAGAGAGCGAAGCTACTGAAATGATTGTCATGGGGTTTGTTGAGCCCTTTACCAAGGAATTACCAATGGAGTATGCTGTTGAATTGAATCGCTTGATCGCCTATGAAATGGAAGGATCAGTTGGCTAG
- a CDS encoding transposase: MLEILDLSRSTYYYQVKQLAQEDKDMDLKELIQGIYDEHHGNYGYRRIHLELRNRGFIVNHKKVQRLMTVMGLKARIRRKRKYSSYKGEVGKKADNLIKRQFEGSKPYEKCYTDVTEFTLPEGKLYLSPVLDGYNSEIIDFTLSRSPDLKQVQTMLEKAFPADSYNGTILHSDQGWQYQHQSYHHFLETKGIRPSMSRKGNSPDNGMMESFFGILKSEMFYGLETTYQSLNELEQAITEYIFYYNNKRIKAKLKGLSPVQYRTKSFH, translated from the coding sequence TTGCTTGAAATCCTTGATTTATCGCGGTCAACCTATTATTATCAAGTCAAGCAACTAGCTCAAGAAGATAAGGACATGGACTTAAAGGAGCTCATTCAAGGCATCTATGATGAACATCATGGCAATTATGGCTATCGTCGCATTCATCTGGAACTAAGAAATCGTGGTTTTATCGTCAATCACAAAAAAGTACAACGTTTGATGACTGTCATGGGCTTAAAAGCTCGTATCCGTCGTAAGCGCAAGTATTCTTCTTACAAAGGTGAGGTTGGCAAAAAGGCTGATAATCTGATTAAACGTCAGTTTGAAGGTTCTAAGCCCTACGAGAAGTGCTATACCGATGTGACGGAATTTACCTTACCTGAGGGGAAACTCTATCTATCGCCTGTTCTTGACGGCTATAACAGTGAGATTATTGATTTCACCCTGTCTCGATCGCCTGACTTGAAGCAAGTACAAACCATGCTTGAGAAGGCTTTTCCAGCGGATTCGTACAATGGAACGATTCTCCACAGCGATCAAGGCTGGCAATATCAACATCAGTCTTATCATCACTTTTTGGAGACTAAAGGCATTCGTCCATCCATGTCTCGCAAGGGAAATAGTCCAGATAATGGGATGATGGAGTCCTTCTTTGGTATTCTCAAATCTGAGATGTTTTACGGCCTTGAGACAACTTATCAATCCCTTAATGAGCTCGAACAAGCAATCACTGAATACATCTTTTACTACAACAACAAACGCATTAAAGCAAAGCTAAAAGGACTTAGCCCTGTGCAATACAGAACTAAATCCTTTCACTAA